One segment of Thermosynechococcus sp. HN-54 DNA contains the following:
- a CDS encoding F0F1 ATP synthase subunit B', protein MFDFDATLPLMAVQFLILTVILNALLYKPLGQALDNRDEYIRTNLQQAKERLQQATELAQQYEQELASTRRQAQALIEEARAEAQKIATAEIAEAQQAVQAELLKIQAEIDQQKQATLQALEGQVASLSEQLLAKLLA, encoded by the coding sequence ATGTTTGATTTTGATGCCACCCTACCCCTGATGGCTGTGCAATTCTTAATCTTGACCGTCATTTTGAATGCGCTGCTGTACAAGCCCTTGGGTCAGGCGCTGGACAATCGGGATGAGTATATCCGAACCAACTTGCAACAGGCCAAGGAGCGGTTGCAACAGGCCACTGAACTGGCTCAGCAGTACGAGCAGGAGTTGGCCAGTACCCGTCGCCAAGCCCAAGCTTTGATTGAAGAGGCCAGAGCCGAGGCACAAAAAATTGCCACCGCCGAGATTGCTGAAGCCCAGCAGGCCGTGCAGGCAGAGTTACTCAAGATTCAAGCAGAGATTGATCAGCAAAAGCAGGCAACACTGCAAGCGCTTGAGGGTCAAGTTGCCAGCTTGAGTGAGCAGTTATTAGCGAAGTTACTGGCCTAG
- the atpE gene encoding ATP synthase F0 subunit C produces the protein MDPLVASASVLAAALAIGLASLGPGIGQGNASGQAVEGIARQPEAEGKIRGTLLLTLAFMESLTIYGLVIALVLLFANPFAS, from the coding sequence ATGGATCCGTTAGTCGCTTCTGCTTCTGTTTTGGCTGCTGCTCTGGCAATTGGTCTAGCATCGCTTGGGCCTGGGATTGGTCAAGGGAATGCCTCTGGTCAAGCCGTGGAAGGGATTGCGCGGCAACCGGAAGCGGAAGGTAAAATTCGGGGTACACTGCTGCTGACCTTGGCATTCATGGAGTCCCTGACCATCTACGGTCTGGTGATTGCGCTGGTGCTCCTGTTTGCCAACCCCTTTGCATCCTAA
- a CDS encoding F0F1 ATP synthase subunit B: protein MDAVFLLATEEAGHFGINTNLLETNVINLAIIIGVLVYFGRGVLGKTLGDRQQQIANAIAEAEERQKVAAARLAEEQQKLAQAKQEAQRIREDALARAKAAKEEIIAQAKREIERLKETASQDTSAATERAIAEIRERIAAMALAEAENQLKARLSQNPDLQRTLIDRSIALLGGK from the coding sequence ATGGACGCAGTATTTCTATTGGCAACGGAAGAAGCGGGGCATTTTGGCATTAACACCAATTTGCTCGAAACCAATGTGATCAACCTTGCCATCATTATTGGGGTATTGGTGTATTTTGGCCGCGGTGTCCTCGGCAAAACCTTGGGCGATCGCCAGCAGCAGATTGCTAACGCCATTGCTGAAGCAGAAGAACGCCAGAAAGTGGCGGCAGCCCGCCTCGCTGAAGAGCAGCAAAAACTAGCTCAGGCTAAACAGGAGGCTCAACGTATCCGCGAGGACGCTCTCGCCCGTGCCAAGGCTGCAAAAGAAGAAATTATTGCCCAAGCCAAGCGGGAAATTGAGCGCTTGAAGGAGACGGCTTCCCAAGATACCAGTGCCGCCACTGAGCGGGCGATCGCGGAAATTCGCGAGCGGATTGCCGCTATGGCACTTGCAGAGGCCGAAAACCAACTCAAAGCGCGTTTGAGCCAAAATCCAGACCTTCAGCGCACCCTTATTGATCGCAGTATTGCCCTACTAGGAGGCAAATGA
- a CDS encoding transposase, with amino-acid sequence MDRGFASWKFLESLSERKCLFIVRIKNNMRMRFNHERYRVIQFFDENGTEFRIATNLRHLSDEEVSELYRHQWAIENLWKFLKMHLSLDKLMTKSLNWVINQIYRVLIAYLILELVEIPEYFGRKRLDKLRYLQLELSRRCSIVHWRFDWQPELLVP; translated from the coding sequence ATGGATAGAGGATTTGCGAGTTGGAAATTTTTAGAGAGCCTGAGTGAGAGGAAGTGTTTATTTATTGTGCGTATCAAGAATAACATGAGAATGAGGTTTAATCATGAGAGATATCGAGTGATTCAATTTTTTGATGAGAATGGAACAGAGTTTCGTATTGCGACGAATCTAAGGCATCTAAGTGATGAGGAAGTGAGTGAGCTGTATCGGCATCAGTGGGCGATTGAGAACTTATGGAAGTTTCTAAAGATGCATCTATCATTAGACAAGCTGATGACGAAGAGTTTGAATTGGGTGATAAATCAGATTTATAGGGTTTTGATTGCGTATTTAATTTTAGAGCTAGTGGAGATACCTGAGTATTTTGGCAGGAAGCGATTAGACAAATTGCGATATTTGCAACTGGAACTCAGTCGTCGCTGCTCGATAGTGCATTGGCGCTTTGATTGGCAGCCAGAGCTACTTGTCCCTTAG
- a CDS encoding ATP synthase subunit I — MLSGQFKASSDAPYSAVTVPDSASAPSAPSTVANSPKKGGSMAEFYQLCRELFTTSLVLIAIAFGAVWLIYSLNTALNYLLGASASLIYLRLLARSVERLGNDQKKLGKTQLLVVVVVVILAARWQELHIIPVFLGFLTYKAAILVYMFRTVLPSP; from the coding sequence ATGCTTAGTGGCCAGTTCAAGGCATCCTCGGATGCTCCCTATTCTGCTGTGACCGTTCCCGATTCTGCTTCAGCACCCTCTGCGCCATCAACCGTTGCCAATTCCCCAAAGAAAGGCGGCTCGATGGCGGAGTTTTATCAACTCTGTCGCGAATTATTCACGACAAGCCTCGTGCTGATAGCGATCGCCTTTGGAGCGGTTTGGCTTATTTACAGCCTGAACACAGCGTTGAATTACCTTTTGGGGGCAAGTGCGAGCCTAATTTATCTGCGGCTCCTCGCCCGGAGTGTGGAGCGCCTAGGAAACGACCAGAAAAAGCTGGGGAAAACGCAGCTCCTTGTCGTCGTGGTTGTGGTTATTTTGGCAGCCCGTTGGCAAGAGCTACATATTATTCCAGTGTTCTTGGGGTTCTTAACCTACAAAGCTGCCATTCTGGTCTATATGTTTCGTACGGTTTTGCCGTCCCCTTAA
- a CDS encoding Mini-ribonuclease 3 → MLDSVGLLPLVPPKIPAHQLPPAALAYFGDAVYELFIRWLFLTPPQRINTYHRQVVAHVRAESQARYMDFLWQHCTETERSIFRQGRNAAADGPKRVAAKIYRQATGFEALLGYLYLTNPQRLQEIFQLLEDHIRREINNPIDGSESCNEM, encoded by the coding sequence ATGCTTGACTCTGTTGGATTATTGCCCCTTGTTCCCCCCAAAATTCCCGCCCATCAACTGCCGCCGGCGGCTTTGGCCTACTTTGGCGACGCCGTTTATGAACTCTTTATCCGCTGGCTCTTTTTAACCCCACCCCAACGCATCAATACCTACCACCGCCAAGTGGTGGCGCATGTCCGTGCCGAAAGTCAAGCCCGCTATATGGACTTCCTTTGGCAGCATTGCACCGAAACCGAACGCTCGATTTTTCGTCAGGGTCGCAATGCGGCTGCCGATGGTCCAAAGCGAGTCGCTGCAAAAATTTACCGCCAAGCCACTGGTTTTGAAGCCCTACTGGGATACCTTTACCTCACCAATCCACAACGCCTACAGGAAATTTTTCAACTCCTTGAGGATCACATTCGTAGGGAAATTAACAACCCTATAGATGGCTCAGAATCCTGTAATGAAATGTAA
- a CDS encoding deoxyribodipyrimidine photo-lyase, 8-HDF type has product MSLRLFWHRRDLRLSDSVGLAAAYAKTPKVLGVFCFDPAILSASDIAAVRVTYLVGCLQALQESYQRLRGSFLIFHGDPRQILPQVASGLGAVAVHWHEDVEPYGRDRDRAVVAALKEKGIAVETAWDQLLHPPEAIQTKQGQPYTVYSPFWRNWSSLTKPQPAATPQCLEPLTEAEQAKAVALGAIPLPTAKDLGFHWSGDLVLAPGEAAAQAQLETFIDQHIQDYGEQRNYPAQPGTSLLSPALKFGVIGIRRVWAASQAAMAAARSEEAQTSIRTWQQELAWREFYQHALYWFPHLAERPHRAGFATFPWLNNAEHFAAWCEGRTGYPIVDAAMRQLNETGWMHNRCRMIVASFLTKDLIINPQWGEQYFMQKLIDGDLAANNGGWQWSASSGMDPKPLRIFNPASQAQKFDPEAEYIRRWLPELKSLDTADLVTGNISPLERHRCGYPLPIVDHGQQQRRFKQLYQEHFRSPIPQG; this is encoded by the coding sequence ATGAGCCTACGCCTATTTTGGCATCGTCGCGATCTGCGCCTCAGTGATAGTGTCGGGTTAGCGGCCGCCTACGCCAAAACCCCCAAAGTGCTCGGTGTTTTCTGTTTTGACCCGGCGATTCTCAGTGCCTCGGATATTGCGGCGGTGCGGGTGACGTACCTCGTTGGTTGCCTACAGGCCTTGCAGGAATCCTATCAGCGACTGAGGGGGAGCTTTTTAATTTTCCATGGTGACCCACGTCAAATTCTGCCCCAAGTGGCCAGTGGCTTAGGGGCGGTGGCGGTGCATTGGCATGAGGATGTAGAACCCTATGGTCGCGATCGCGATCGCGCAGTGGTCGCTGCCCTCAAAGAAAAGGGCATTGCCGTCGAAACTGCTTGGGATCAACTGCTACATCCCCCAGAAGCCATCCAAACAAAACAAGGACAGCCCTACACCGTTTATTCCCCCTTTTGGCGCAACTGGTCAAGCCTTACCAAACCGCAGCCAGCTGCCACCCCCCAATGCCTTGAACCCCTGACCGAAGCCGAACAAGCCAAGGCAGTAGCCCTAGGAGCAATACCACTGCCGACCGCCAAGGACTTGGGGTTTCACTGGTCAGGGGACTTGGTCCTTGCCCCCGGTGAAGCCGCTGCCCAAGCACAACTGGAGACATTTATTGACCAGCACATTCAAGACTATGGTGAGCAGCGCAACTATCCGGCGCAGCCCGGAACCTCCCTCCTAAGCCCTGCCCTCAAGTTCGGTGTCATTGGTATTCGCCGTGTTTGGGCAGCCAGTCAGGCCGCCATGGCCGCCGCCCGCAGTGAAGAGGCACAAACGAGTATTCGCACGTGGCAGCAGGAATTGGCGTGGCGGGAGTTTTATCAGCACGCCCTCTACTGGTTTCCCCACTTGGCGGAGCGTCCCCATCGCGCAGGATTTGCCACTTTCCCTTGGTTGAATAACGCAGAACACTTTGCGGCTTGGTGTGAGGGTCGCACCGGTTACCCAATAGTTGATGCCGCCATGCGCCAACTCAACGAAACGGGTTGGATGCACAACCGCTGTCGCATGATTGTGGCCAGTTTCCTCACCAAGGATTTGATCATCAATCCCCAGTGGGGTGAGCAATACTTTATGCAAAAACTGATTGATGGTGACTTGGCGGCCAATAATGGCGGTTGGCAGTGGAGTGCCTCCAGTGGTATGGATCCAAAGCCGCTACGGATTTTTAACCCAGCCAGTCAAGCCCAAAAATTTGATCCTGAGGCGGAGTATATTCGCCGTTGGCTGCCGGAATTGAAATCCCTAGACACGGCAGATTTGGTGACGGGAAATATTTCTCCCCTAGAGCGGCATCGCTGCGGTTATCCCTTGCCGATCGTGGATCATGGGCAGCAACAGCGACGATTCAAGCAGCTCTATCAAGAGCATTTTCGTTCACCAATCCCGCAAGGATAA
- the atpH gene encoding ATP synthase F1 subunit delta, producing MMQTTVRGELVEPYAEALLSLAQTHNLIDQFQQDTQLILELLASSSELQQFLANPLIKAEAKKNVLRQLTVDKVHGYFLNFLMLLVDRRRINFLGSICEQYRALVRKLRNVVLAEVTSAVELNDDQHRAVVEKVKAMTGAADVELVTACDPELIGGVVIKVGSQIFDASLRGQLRRLSLTLAQAA from the coding sequence ATGATGCAGACCACTGTCCGTGGTGAACTTGTTGAACCCTATGCCGAGGCGCTGCTGTCGTTGGCGCAAACCCACAACCTCATTGATCAGTTTCAGCAGGACACGCAGTTAATTTTGGAACTCCTTGCTAGCTCCAGTGAACTGCAACAGTTTCTTGCCAATCCCCTGATCAAGGCTGAGGCCAAAAAGAATGTGCTGCGGCAGTTGACAGTGGATAAGGTGCACGGCTACTTCCTCAACTTCTTAATGTTGCTCGTGGATCGGCGGCGCATTAACTTTCTTGGCTCTATTTGTGAGCAGTATCGTGCCCTTGTGCGCAAGCTCCGCAATGTGGTCTTGGCGGAAGTCACCAGTGCTGTCGAACTCAACGACGATCAACACCGTGCAGTGGTCGAAAAGGTCAAAGCCATGACCGGTGCTGCCGATGTGGAGCTTGTCACTGCCTGCGATCCCGAACTGATTGGTGGCGTGGTGATTAAAGTTGGCTCCCAAATCTTTGATGCTAGTCTGCGGGGTCAACTCCGCCGCCTCAGTCTCACCTTGGCGCAAGCCGCCTAA
- a CDS encoding NUDIX hydrolase: MTKISPEVLERHCFCRSRKFTFEINQYRLPHGSVSVLGTVRHPGGALAVPVTPEGNLILVKQYRFATEEYLLEFPAGTVEDHEKPFATIEREIEEETGYRAHHWQKLGEFYIAPGYSDEVIYAYLATELEKLETPPPQDTDEHIEIVEFSLSDLAAAIHSGQVKDAKTVTSFYLALPYLQPA, translated from the coding sequence ATGACTAAAATCTCCCCCGAAGTCCTCGAGCGCCACTGCTTTTGCCGCAGTCGTAAGTTTACCTTTGAGATCAATCAATACCGCCTGCCCCATGGATCTGTCTCGGTGTTGGGAACAGTGCGCCATCCGGGGGGGGCTTTGGCTGTACCCGTCACCCCAGAGGGCAACCTCATTCTTGTCAAACAATACCGCTTTGCCACTGAGGAATATCTGCTGGAGTTTCCAGCCGGCACCGTTGAGGATCACGAAAAGCCCTTTGCCACGATTGAGCGGGAAATTGAAGAGGAAACGGGCTACCGCGCCCACCATTGGCAAAAACTGGGGGAGTTTTACATTGCCCCCGGCTATTCCGACGAGGTGATCTACGCCTACTTGGCCACTGAGTTGGAGAAACTAGAGACACCCCCGCCTCAGGACACCGACGAGCACATTGAAATTGTGGAGTTTTCTCTATCTGACTTGGCCGCTGCGATTCATAGTGGTCAAGTGAAAGATGCCAAGACCGTCACCAGTTTCTATCTGGCCTTGCCCTATCTTCAACCCGCTTGA
- a CDS encoding glycosyltransferase family 2 protein, with protein sequence MKLPKISIVTPSFNQGRFLEATIQSVVNQNYPNLEYIIIDGGSTDESVEIIKKYENCLHYAVSERDLGHGNALNKGFAKATGEIMAWINSDDMYLPWCFYVVSQVFERHPEVEWIVGWHTHYNVEGKVIKTRKVYKNIYDFLLGNYAWIQQESVFWRRSLWEKTGGFIDESYEFMVDGELWSRFFLHTNIYHVDCMLGGYRLHDSNRAKIFNQQCHSEMKKIISKLSCSYKCTHEVNNQLSQARKIIRFKKLVFNKYYHKVSLLPLYRKFKGDHYLSELDYLTIAFENGDWKINRFPFSI encoded by the coding sequence ATGAAATTGCCAAAAATTTCTATTGTTACCCCTTCTTTCAATCAAGGTCGGTTCCTAGAAGCAACCATCCAGTCAGTTGTCAACCAAAATTATCCTAACTTAGAGTATATAATTATTGATGGTGGTAGTACTGATGAATCTGTTGAAATTATAAAAAAATACGAAAACTGTCTACATTACGCGGTGAGTGAACGAGACCTTGGTCATGGCAATGCTCTGAATAAAGGTTTTGCCAAAGCAACAGGCGAAATCATGGCATGGATTAACTCAGATGATATGTATCTACCTTGGTGCTTTTATGTTGTATCTCAAGTTTTTGAGCGACATCCAGAAGTTGAATGGATAGTAGGTTGGCATACTCATTACAATGTAGAAGGGAAAGTAATCAAAACACGTAAGGTATACAAGAATATTTATGACTTCCTTTTAGGAAACTATGCATGGATTCAACAAGAATCAGTCTTCTGGAGACGTAGTCTCTGGGAAAAAACCGGTGGGTTTATTGATGAAAGTTATGAATTCATGGTTGATGGTGAGCTATGGTCTCGCTTTTTCTTACACACAAATATTTATCACGTCGACTGTATGTTAGGAGGGTATAGATTGCATGATAGTAACCGTGCAAAAATATTCAATCAGCAATGTCATTCTGAAATGAAGAAAATAATTTCTAAGCTATCATGTAGTTATAAATGCACTCATGAAGTGAACAACCAGTTATCTCAAGCAAGAAAAATAATTAGGTTCAAGAAACTTGTATTTAATAAATACTATCATAAGGTTTCTCTCCTACCGCTTTATAGAAAATTTAAGGGTGATCATTACCTAAGTGAGCTGGATTATCTTACTATAGCTTTTGAAAATGGTGATTGGAAAATTAACCGATTTCCATTTAGTATCTAA
- the map gene encoding type I methionyl aminopeptidase gives MNILGSLLTPSTTPVQTRPRRGIEIKSKREIEIMRQASRIVATVLKEISQMIEPGMTTADLDAYAEKRIREMGATPSFKGYQGFPASICACINNEVVHGIPSPRKVIRNGDIVKIDTGAYYNGFHGDSCITIPVGEISEEAAKLVKVAEEALYRGIEQVKEGNYLMDLAGAIQDYVEANGFVVVEDFTGHGVGRNLHEEPSVFNFRTNELKNVRLRAGMTLAIEPIVNAGSKQVRILRDRWTAVTVDNSLSAQFEHTVLVTKTGYEILTDRTLV, from the coding sequence ATGAATATTCTTGGTAGTCTGCTCACTCCCTCCACCACCCCCGTCCAAACCCGTCCCCGCCGTGGCATTGAAATTAAGTCCAAGCGAGAAATTGAGATTATGCGGCAGGCCTCGCGCATTGTGGCGACGGTGCTCAAGGAAATTTCCCAGATGATCGAGCCGGGGATGACGACGGCGGATCTCGATGCCTATGCCGAGAAACGCATTCGGGAAATGGGCGCAACACCGAGCTTCAAAGGTTATCAGGGTTTTCCGGCCTCTATTTGCGCTTGCATCAACAACGAGGTAGTCCATGGGATTCCCAGCCCCCGCAAAGTGATTCGCAATGGCGACATCGTTAAGATTGACACCGGTGCCTACTACAATGGCTTCCATGGCGACTCTTGCATTACGATTCCGGTGGGGGAAATCTCCGAGGAAGCGGCCAAGCTCGTGAAAGTGGCTGAAGAAGCCCTTTACCGCGGCATTGAGCAGGTTAAAGAAGGGAATTACCTCATGGATTTGGCCGGTGCCATTCAAGATTATGTGGAGGCCAATGGTTTTGTCGTGGTCGAGGACTTCACAGGGCATGGCGTGGGTCGCAATCTCCACGAGGAACCCTCGGTGTTTAACTTCCGCACCAATGAACTCAAGAATGTGCGGCTACGGGCGGGGATGACCTTGGCCATTGAGCCGATTGTGAATGCGGGGTCAAAACAGGTGCGGATTTTGCGCGATCGCTGGACAGCAGTTACGGTTGATAATTCCCTCTCTGCCCAATTTGAGCACACGGTCTTGGTCACCAAAACGGGCTACGAAATCCTCACCGATCGCACACTTGTGTAA
- the atpA gene encoding F0F1 ATP synthase subunit alpha, whose product MVSIRPDEISSIIRQQIEQYEQSIKVDNVGTVLQVGDGIARVYGLDKVMASELVEFEDGTVGIALNLEEDNVGVVLMGDGLGIEEGSTVRATGKIASIPVGEGAIGRVVDALMRPIDGKGEIHTTATRLIESPAPGIVQRKSVCEPLQTGITAIDAMIPIGRGQRELIIGDRQTGKTAVAIDTILNQKGQDVICVYVAIGQKASSVAQVVNVLRERGAMDYTIVIAANASDPAALQYLAPYTGATIAEYFMYQGKHTLVIYDDLSKQAQAYRQMSLLLRRPPGREAYPGDVFYLHSRLLERAAKLNDALGGGSMTALPVVETQAGDVSAYIPTNVISITDGQIFLSSDLFNAGLRPAINAGISVSRVGSAAQIKAMKQVAGKLKLELAQFDELQAFAQFASDLDKATQNQLARGQRLREILKQPQYSPIPVEYQVATIYAGTNGYLDDIPVESVSKFVAGLRDYLHTNKPEYGEIIRTTQKLDEKAEALLKEAIAEYKAGFTA is encoded by the coding sequence ATGGTAAGTATTCGACCCGACGAAATCAGTAGCATTATTCGCCAGCAAATCGAGCAGTACGAACAGTCGATCAAAGTCGATAATGTCGGTACTGTCTTGCAGGTGGGTGATGGCATTGCCCGTGTCTATGGCCTCGACAAAGTGATGGCCTCAGAATTGGTGGAATTTGAAGACGGCACCGTAGGGATTGCCCTCAACCTCGAAGAGGATAACGTGGGGGTGGTGCTGATGGGCGATGGCCTCGGTATTGAAGAAGGCAGTACTGTGCGAGCCACTGGCAAAATTGCCTCGATTCCCGTGGGCGAAGGGGCGATTGGTCGGGTCGTGGATGCGCTGATGCGCCCCATTGATGGCAAAGGGGAGATCCACACGACGGCTACCCGCCTCATTGAATCTCCGGCACCGGGTATTGTTCAGCGCAAGTCGGTGTGTGAGCCGTTACAAACAGGGATTACGGCGATTGATGCCATGATTCCCATTGGTCGGGGTCAGCGGGAACTGATCATTGGCGATCGCCAGACCGGTAAAACAGCCGTTGCCATTGACACGATCCTGAACCAAAAAGGTCAAGACGTGATTTGTGTCTATGTGGCCATTGGTCAAAAAGCCTCCAGTGTGGCTCAAGTGGTGAACGTGCTGCGGGAGCGGGGCGCTATGGACTACACGATTGTTATTGCTGCCAACGCCAGTGATCCAGCCGCGTTGCAGTACCTTGCTCCCTACACTGGAGCCACGATTGCAGAGTATTTCATGTACCAAGGCAAGCATACCCTCGTCATCTACGATGACCTCTCCAAACAAGCCCAAGCCTATCGGCAAATGTCGCTGCTGCTGCGTCGTCCCCCCGGTCGCGAAGCCTATCCTGGGGATGTGTTCTACCTCCACTCCCGCTTGCTGGAGCGTGCCGCTAAACTCAACGATGCCCTTGGGGGTGGCAGCATGACGGCTCTACCCGTGGTCGAAACCCAAGCCGGCGACGTGTCTGCCTACATTCCCACCAACGTCATTTCCATTACCGACGGTCAAATCTTTCTCTCCTCTGACCTCTTCAACGCGGGCTTGCGTCCTGCCATCAACGCGGGGATTTCCGTGTCGCGAGTGGGTTCCGCTGCTCAAATCAAAGCCATGAAGCAGGTGGCCGGGAAATTGAAGCTGGAACTGGCGCAATTTGATGAGTTGCAAGCCTTTGCCCAGTTTGCCTCCGACTTGGATAAAGCCACCCAAAACCAGCTGGCACGGGGGCAACGTTTGCGGGAAATTCTCAAGCAGCCTCAATATTCCCCTATCCCGGTGGAGTACCAAGTGGCAACCATCTACGCCGGTACCAATGGTTACCTCGACGATATTCCCGTTGAATCGGTGTCCAAGTTTGTGGCTGGTTTGCGCGATTACCTGCACACCAATAAGCCAGAATACGGTGAAATTATCCGTACAACCCAAAAACTGGATGAAAAAGCTGAGGCACTGCTGAAGGAAGCGATCGCCGAATATAAAGCCGGCTTTACTGCCTAA
- a CDS encoding STAS domain-containing protein, whose product MCVQLSTKEALISEPLALTQSLRGTREIRDNYQVFRLTGLIDAFSESAFRKVISKCFDDGPANIILDLSKIEFIDSSGLGILVQLAKKAQEHQGQLQIVTNPRVTQTVKLVRLENFLPLQPDLATAIAQITGETNS is encoded by the coding sequence TTGTGTGTCCAGTTATCGACAAAGGAGGCTCTCATTTCTGAACCACTTGCCCTCACCCAAAGCCTAAGGGGTACCCGTGAGATTCGCGATAACTATCAAGTGTTTCGCCTGACGGGTCTCATCGATGCGTTTTCCGAGTCAGCCTTTCGCAAGGTCATTAGTAAGTGTTTTGACGATGGGCCTGCCAACATCATCTTAGATCTTTCAAAAATTGAGTTTATTGACAGCTCTGGCCTCGGCATTTTGGTGCAACTGGCCAAAAAAGCCCAAGAGCATCAGGGTCAACTGCAAATTGTCACCAACCCCCGCGTCACCCAAACTGTCAAACTCGTGCGTTTAGAAAACTTTTTGCCCCTTCAGCCGGATCTGGCGACGGCGATCGCCCAAATTACCGGGGAAACCAATTCCTAA
- the atpB gene encoding F0F1 ATP synthase subunit A has product MMPLIHLWTALPLAKLEVGHHFYWHIGNLKVHGQVFITTWFVMAILIAAAFAASRNIQRVPSGIQNLMEYALEFIRDLTKSQMGEHEYRAWVPFVGTLFLFIFVCNWSGALVPWKLIELPEGELAAPTNDINTTVALALLVSLAYFYAGLRKRGLKYFTKYIEPTPVLLPIAILEDFTKPLSLSFRLFGNILADELVVGVLVLLVPLFVPLPVMALGLFTSAIQALVFATLAATYIGEAMEGHGGEHEEAHS; this is encoded by the coding sequence ATGATGCCTTTGATACACCTTTGGACAGCTCTTCCCCTTGCCAAGTTAGAGGTGGGGCACCATTTCTACTGGCATATTGGCAACCTAAAAGTTCACGGTCAAGTCTTCATCACCACTTGGTTTGTGATGGCCATTCTGATTGCGGCGGCCTTTGCAGCCTCGCGGAATATCCAACGGGTGCCCAGTGGTATTCAAAACTTGATGGAATACGCGCTGGAATTCATCCGCGATTTGACCAAGAGCCAAATGGGTGAGCACGAGTACCGAGCTTGGGTTCCCTTTGTGGGGACACTGTTCCTGTTCATTTTTGTTTGTAACTGGTCAGGGGCACTGGTACCGTGGAAACTCATTGAACTGCCAGAAGGGGAGCTAGCAGCACCCACCAATGACATCAATACCACCGTGGCCTTGGCTTTGCTGGTCTCCTTGGCCTATTTCTATGCCGGGCTACGCAAGCGGGGGCTGAAGTATTTCACCAAGTACATCGAGCCAACGCCCGTCTTACTTCCCATTGCCATCTTGGAAGATTTTACCAAACCTCTTTCCCTGAGCTTCCGTCTTTTTGGCAACATCTTGGCGGATGAATTAGTGGTGGGGGTCTTGGTGTTGCTGGTGCCCTTGTTTGTGCCCTTGCCCGTGATGGCCTTAGGACTCTTTACCAGTGCCATTCAAGCCCTTGTGTTTGCCACCCTCGCAGCCACCTACATTGGGGAGGCCATGGAGGGACATGGCGGCGAGCACGAAGAGGCTCACTCCTAA